Part of the Lolium rigidum isolate FL_2022 chromosome 6, APGP_CSIRO_Lrig_0.1, whole genome shotgun sequence genome, GAACCAAGTTTGCAATCTTAGTTCTCGTCATCCTCACCAATGCTGGAGAGCAGGCTCTTCAGTACCTCGTAGGTCATGAAGGCTATCCCGACGCTAGGAACAACCTTCAGGTACTCCGGGACAATGCCTCGGTAGAAGCCACGAGGGCCTTCCTTCTGCAGAATTTGGCGGATGGTTCCAGCTATGCTCGATTTGTCAATTGGCGCTGCCCCAGCAGCACCGTGGAGTTGCATCCGCCGCTTTACAAGGTCAAGAGGAAATGTGGCTGCAATATTGAATATAGGGTTTGTCACCAGAGATGAATTTAGTAACAATGCAAATGAGTCATGTAAGCAAAACGACGAATCAGGTAATTAAGTACCAAAGACCACTTACCTGTTGATGCTGCAATACCGGACAAACTCCCAGAAAACAAGCTCACAACAGCGTTGGAATCATTCGGCCTGGTGCACATATGGGATCAGAAAAAATTGAGATGgaatccaaaaaaaaattgataaTAGCCAACATGGGAAAATAATGTTCACCTTTCCATTTGCCAATGAGACCTCAGGGATTCATATACATAAAAGCTGATTGCTATACCAGGTCCAACTCCCTGTAACTCGTAAAAGTTACTGGCAACCCAACTTAAAAACAAATCTCAGTAGAAGTGTACGGCTTACCAATAACGTGGCACCAAGACCTTTATACAATCCTCTGCCCGTCTCTTCTTTACAAATTGTAGACAATGTGTGAAATATGCCCTTGTAATACCTAGTGGTTTTCTGCAGGAATTTAAACAGGAACTTAATTAGCTTACAATAGCATGTTCCTTTGGTCTGTAAAGTTGCATTGCGTGAAATTGAAACTAAAGGATGTTTGTAGTTCTAAATGGAAGTTAAATTGACCGATTGGTTAACTGTTAttcacaaaagaaagaaaaatattaCCTGTGTTGCCAAACGAGTTCGAACAACATCCAAAGGGTAAGTTACAGATGCCGCTGTGACTCCTGCCAAACCACCACCAAGCAGATTCACAACACCAGCATAATTTGGGTCGTCTAGGCCAGGCACCATTCTGAGGAACTGCAATGATATTATAAACCATAACTACAACAATATCCAAAGGGAGAAAGTCACAACCGATCTNNNNNNNNNNNNNNNNNNNNNNNNNNNNNNNNNNNNNNNNNNNNNNNNNNNNNNNNNNNNNNNNNNNNNNNNNNNNNNNNNNNNNNNNNNNNNNNNNNNNCTATGCGATGAAAACGTTCAGTTTATATTAGGCCTGCTCGAGATGCTCTAATTTAATTTAGGGGGTGCCGCTGGTCACGGCAAGTTCATGTTTGGATGTGCGTTGAATTGAACTGAATTGAATCGACCCACATTCCCTGTCGCAGGTGAGGTCGCCCTGCAGAGGGTCCCGCTCGCTCATGTGCACGTGTGATATTCTACAGCCTACAGGACAACTCGCCCTTGTCAGCGGCGGTGTGGGCCAGCTGAAGTCACCGAGGTGGGCCAAAAGATAAGAAACGTGGGTTTGCACGGAAAGTGAGGGGTGTGCTCTAGTGGGCCCGGCAGGCGTCAGCTGGGCAGAAAACGCGTGAATGTTGCACGGGACTCGAATCGAGGGCCTATTTGGTGCGGGAGAATGTCGGCCTGCTACACGTGAGCGGATCCATCCAGGTGACCGCGAGTGCTGCACACGAATGGTCGGAGATTCTGTGGCTGATTTTCTGCTAGCTATAGCTCATCCTGGAACATGACACGATCCGTAAAAAAGTAGTAGGAATGTAAATATTGTCTCGctcgcgtcgcgtcgcgtcgcgtgCAAGGTGCCTCAGGCACGGGATGGATCGCATACGTCGCGCGGGTCTCGGCTTCACTCCCTCGCACGGGCGCGCCCAACCTTTAAagtatctccaacaggcgctgtaaaatcTCGCGCACTATACCGGCGATTGAGCGCGCTGTATATTGTTCGCGCGCGGCATAGTGAATTTGCCCCCGGTGgaggctgtattttgcagcgcgcgttggtgtgcgaaaaacgcaTCTCCACcgcgctattttgcagcgcgcgcgcgtcacaaactgctaatccgaccgtttttttttgaaaattcatcaaacaaactatgtaaatatgatcgaaaatacgaatatattttaaaagtgcGCGATACAATGCGACATTTTAACGAAAATACTAAAATAAACTACTCCTCGGCTGTCGTCGGACTCCCGgtcgaagtcggagctgctcggtgtcgtgtccgacaccggcgtcggcgtcgtcgtgtcttggaactcggaggaggacgagaggacgacggtcgacggccctgcggcgttcttcctttcctccttcctcctcgccgccgcgtcggtcctcgccttcttcctcgccgagGTCCTGAAGAAGGAGAATACCACTCCCAAGATCAACCCAAGGCCCCAAGCTAGCGAGTCTCCTCCGACTGCAATCTGCTTGGACAAGCCATGATGCCACACAATGACTTCTCAAACACGGATAGGTGCTCCAACGACACACTGTTCCTCCTATGAGACTGCGTTTCAGATGAGAAGACTGAGGTATGGAACCGCCGACCATCATCTTCGGATATCCACCTGCGGTCGAGGAAGGCCACGCGTAGCTGTCGCTGCCACGGGGCAAGACGGCATATGGGTGATTTGTGAAGGGTCCGGGAGAAGCTGCAGCGATTGATCCCCTACAGGGCCGGCTGTGTAGACGAAGTGGTTGGTGGTGCCCCGGACAGTGACGGTGAAGAGGACGAAGGCGGCCTCGACGCAGCTGAGTCAGGGCGGGTCCATGTTGTCGGTGAAGTGGGATTCGTCGAGGCCGGGGCAGTTGACGGTGAAGTAGGAAACACCCGGCGGGCCGACGAGCCAAAAGGACTCCTCGATAGTATGGCCCTCGCTCGTCTCGCACTCGGCGGTGGTCGCGTTCCGGAGCTTCGAGATGCGCGGCGCGTTGCAGAGTATGGCCCGGTCGGGAAATCCGGAGTGCGGGCAGGTGGATACGGCGGACATCAGGTCGGAAGGGtggaaggagaaggtggagggtaCCATGGATGTGGATCACCGAGCTCGACGCAGCAAAGCTAGGGCAAAATTTGGGGGACAGATTGCTCTTTGGAAGACGGAATTGCTTAGGTTGGTGGCTGCGCACTTCGGAGGATTAACTCGGCGGGCGATGTAGTGCAACGCCGGTGCCGTGGATGCAGTTTGGGCGGAAGGAGGTGGCTCGCCGGCGCCGTCGACGTAGGACGGGCGGAAGGGGGTTTCTCTTCAGGCACTCATCGGAACATGTTTTGTAACTTTACTGCAGTGGCAGCTTGGCCTCCTCCTGTCCCTCCCCACGCTGGCCGCTCTGTTCTCCGGCCGCTGCCCCTCAATGCCCGCCTCCCATCTGCTACCCTTCTCCGAGTTCCCCGGCAGATCGACGCGCCTCCTACCACACATTGGCGCGTCGTCGAACCCTACCACGCCTGAGGCTTCCTCCCCAGCTGAACGAGGTAAGGCCAGCAGCTTTCTCCCCAGCCTCCCCTTTCTTCTATCTACGTGCGCACCGCCAAATAACACTAGTGCTgaactaaaattttacttactTGCAGGTGTGTGTTAGACCACCAGTTATTCGATGAAATGATTCCTTGGGAATTAATAAGATTCTTAATCGCAATCACCCCAGGGTTCAACTCCAAGTGCTGACATGCTTCAGTGTTGATCGCGTCCTACAATCACAAAAGTTAGTCAAATGAGATTGCAGATGGAAGCTGAATGTGCTGTCGCTGACTGCCCTGTCTGTTTATAAGCTGCAGTAGACTAGCAAAAGTGTCATGCAGATGACTGATTTGTTGTTCTTAGTCACTAGTCTTAGTTCTTCATTAACCACATTTAGATGATTCAGCCTGCAACAGGGAAAAAAATTCCAGCAGTCCGGCCCACATGTGGACAtttaagaacaagaaagaactgcTAGCTATCAGTTAGCAAATAATGCGTCTTTTAGTTTCTTTACACCTTGATTTCGCTTGCACTGTAAAATAGTATTCCATTATTTACAGTAATGTCCAATTGCCAAGATGTAGCCATTGTGCATCTACAGCTTTTGACCGTGTCATAGTTCGTTGCAGTTGGAAGACAATGTCACGAAGAAAGCTCTTGCTACCACATCAGGTGGACACACGCTCCAAAATGGTCGTTATGCAAACAAAAGCGAGGTATGTTATCTCATTTACTTCGGTGATTATGCTCTCTAAGTTGTAAGCCGTGATTAATAATCTCAGCTAGTGTATAGCCAGATCTAGCTCTTGTGTTTATAATAGTTCTACAAAGCAAGCATCTGTTGCTCGCTGTGTATCAGAGTATACAAGGGGGAGCCTAGATGTAGGTTTATTTATGGTGAATGCAACTTTATTTTTCTTCACATGGGTTTTAAGCTATGTTGTAGCATCTCTGTTCTACTTAGTACCATTTTTCCCTCTCCATCGTTTGTCACTTTGTTGCACAGTTTAGTTATGAAAAGTCTAGACTTGGAAGAAAAACAATATCTTTGGAAGAGGTGTACCAATTATTTGTTTTCTGTAAAGTTCAGTTATGACGTCTATGCTATGAAACCCTCTATAATGCTCATAGTTTGACGTAAAAATAACCAAATACGTCAAAGCCTTCACTTGGTCAATATTTCTATAAAAGCAGTATTGCATAGAgggtgtatttttttttttcttATGCCACCTGAATTGTAATCATCGCCATGTATATGTCATGCGGTGGTATTGCGGTCTTCAACTTGTATTGTCCATGCATATGCCTCTGATACTACATGGTGTGTAAAACCGCAAGAACCTTGAAGTAGCCCCCTCTGACTTTTCCCCTTGTTTTCCTGCAGCACCTCATTAGACTACTTGTTCTTCATTTGTTCAGTCTAATAAGTTCACGATGAGCTGATTAGCAGCAAATAACACTGAACAGAAGCTGCACAGGCGCTGAAGATCCATGCCATTTCCCTCTTCAGGTAATTCTTCTTGTGCCCCTAGTTCCTTGGCAACTGTGGATAACTCTCTTCAGATACTTGCAGCCTATATACATGCTTCAAATTCTATTTATTTTATCCTTCTACTTTAACAACTGTATTCAATGCCTACCCTAACTTGCTTGgggaaaaggctttgatgttgcttTTTAATAATTGTATTCAACAATATAACAACAACTTATTTTTGATCAAGCTGTGCACATTACAAGTGAGGGAGGAAGAAGCATTTTCAGGCCTTGTgttttctcttttcaaatttATATGCGCTAGCATAGCCTGGGCCTATTATATTAAAAGTGACATTAATATTTGATTTTGGGTGTCACTTCAATCACGATTTCTATATTTGCAGCTGTCATCGTGTCACCTTCTTATGAACCACGGTTACACCTGGTTAATTATGTGCATGTATGTGATGGATATATCCGTGTAAATAAACTCTCGCGGGGGGGGGGTCAGTTTCCGAGGGTGAGCTGTGCTGCTTGAGTCGCTTCTTAGGTCTGGTGAGCTACCTCCTGCATTAGTGTTATTTTTTGTGATTTGGCCTTGTTAAGTTTTTCTATTGTTTCTGCCGAGGGGTTCCCGTGGGAAATACACCGGCTCTTTTGCCTGTTTATCGTGTGTGTTATGTTGACCAGGTAGTGGTTgctgtgcttcttcttcttctgctcctTGCATTGGGCGGTGATCAGTTTACTTTGTGTGGTGTCTGCACTTGTATGTTCTAACTCTTAAGTTTGATTACAGTTATGCTAAGTGTCCCCGTTCTAGTTCAGTCAGGTTCTTTTTTGCGCTTGTACTTGTGCAGCGACTAAATCATGGTACTGGGGTTTTTTGGGCTTCCACTTCATGTTGGATAATGACTGCAGCTAggatttatttcttgtttttttttatctTCATAAAGGTCTGATATAACCTTGATAGAGTGCACATGTAAATTCTAACTGAATGCTAATAATATGCCAAGTTTCCATTTTCTTTTATACGTCAAATACTGTCTCAGAACTCTTTTCAAAATATACAGCTGCTAATATATAGGTATTATGTAGGCCCAACTGTTCTATAGCCGAACCACGTTGGTGGGGACATGATATGTATGCCTCCTAGCAACATAAACAGCCCTTGCATATCAGCACATCTTTGCTCCTGTTTCAGGATGCTTAATTTTTGCCTTTTGCATTGCAGTATTTATTTCTACCTCTTATTGTTCTGAACTTATATTATTTGAGACTTTTGGGATGGTAAATATTGCTTTTTGCATTGTAGGATTGCTTTCCCCCTCTTATTGTTCTGAACTTATTTAGAAGAACCTTCAGCAATCTTGACAATATTCACACTTGATCAACCCAGAAGGTTCTATCATTTGGAGGTATTTTTGGTGAGTTCCCTGTACACTTTAACCTTTCTGTTTATCAACCGTGTTCTATTTGTTTGATCTCCAGAACTACATTAGTAGTTGAGAGGGATCCTTTCTATCATGAGTGAGTTAAGTTCACAAAACCGAGGAACGAGTGGTGCTTCTGCACACCAGATAGTTAATCAATGTTGCACTTACATTACTGAGGTAGTTACTTAATAGTGTTTGCTTAATCGTTTATTCTCCTCTTCTGCAACTTCTAGGTTTGCCTAATTTCTCACATATAAAGCTAATTCTTAATGGTTCTTAATTTTTATATACGGGTTCTGCCATATACTTTTCTACCTACTACCATTTTTTTTATCGGAATCTGATTATACTTTCGTCTTGGCTGCTGATTTTTACAATAACTACTTTAGGCTTCTATGATTATTCTATTTTTTATTCTTTGATGCTTTGTACTCCTAATTCCTAAAAATGTTTGTAAAATGTTTTTATTTCACGGTTCCTTAACAACACTTTCCGAACCTTTGTAAGTTAATATTGTTCTGTCGTGCTTATTCCCAGTTTTGTTTACCATTCAGTGGTGCTGGTTCTAGCTAGCTGTTTACATATTGTTGTGTATCCGGTAAAGCCAGCATAGATTACTTTTTTTTACCTATTACCGCCATACAGTTGATAGTTACGACCATTCTTTCCTAACTGTTGGCACCGCAACCTCACTAGCTATTCATACATTCCCACCTTTTATCTCAGATAAAGTCTGCGATACATAATATTGGCAGCATGAGGTTCTCGAACTGAGTGACATAACTTGTTTGCTCTTTCTGAATATGATGGTAAACAAACTTGTTCTAGGTAGACAGAAAATTTATAATTTTACTTCATGCTTAGGCTACTAATTTGATTAATGAACCAAACAGAACTTTATTGTCGTGTTGCAAAAAGAATACCACGCTTTGCCTGCTTTTTTCGTTGAAgaattattattaattgttgcccTTTGCTTGCTAAGAAATTTAAGCTGCATGGTAACACCATTTCTGTATATTGGCATCGAAATGCAGCATGCAAAGTTCATCTAACCATAGTCCCAGTCATCCATGCATGTCATTTCGATGTACTCCAATAAGATCTTTGGCTTAGAGCTGCAGTGTACTTAAGCTACATTATCCATTTTTTCTACCATAAGGAACGTGGTAGTAACATTAAGGAACGTGGGATCAATCCCAATTAACACCCTGATGTGAGTTGTGTCAACTATAAGGAACGTGGGATACCAGGCTAAAATATCTTGTGTACGTGTTGCTTTAGTAGTTTTTTTGCTCTTCATATGACCTACTATACACTTGTTTTTTAGCTGACA contains:
- the LOC124665783 gene encoding mitochondrial substrate carrier family protein B-like (The sequence of the model RefSeq protein was modified relative to this genomic sequence to represent the inferred CDS: added 137 bases not found in genome assembly) — translated: MAQDFTDCSRRRLWGILERQHSDNCTGVPYSAMRFYSYERYKKFLRMVPGLDDPNYAGVVNLLGGGLAGVTAASVTYPLDVVRTRLATQKTTRYYKGIFHTLSTICKEETGRGLYKGLGATLLGVGPGIAISFYVYESLRSHWQMERPNDSNAVVSLFSGSLSGIAASTATFPLDLVKRRMQLHGAAGAAPIDKSSIAGTIRQILQKEGPRGFYRGIVPEYLKVVPSVGIAFMTYEVLKSLLSSIGEDDEN